The genomic segment GATTCTGGCGCACCATGCCCCACATGCTGGGCATTCTCGGCGGCTGCTTCGCGCTGTTTGCCGGCATCGCCCTGGGCCTGGGTCTGCTGTTCGAGCGCTACCCGCTGGTGCAGACCACGCTGCGCCTGGTGGGCAGCGGCTATCTCCTCTACCTGGCCTGGAAGATCGCTACCGCCCCGCCGCCGGACCTGCGCCTGCGTGGCGAGGGCCGGCCGCTGACCTTCTGGCAGGCCGCCGCCTTCCAGTTCGCCAACCCCAAGGCGTGGGTGATGGGCCTGGCGCTGATGGCCGGTTTCCTGCCTCAGGGCGGCGACACGGTGCTCAATGCGCTGCTGCTGGCCGCCTTCGCCGAGCTGGTGGCGCTGCCCTGCATCGCCCTGTGGGCCGGCTTTGGCACCGCCATCGGCCGCGTCCTCAAGACGCCCCGCGCCTGGCGGCTGTTCAATGCCAGCATGGGCGCCATGACCGCCGCCTGCGTGATCCTGATTCTACGCTGAGCGCCTAGCCGCAGGTGATCTGCTCGATACGGTCGTCGTCGAGGCGGATATTGAGGCGGTCGGGGCGATGATCCATGGTTGCCGCATCGCCGGGACGCAGCACCCGTACCGTTGCGGCACCGCTCTCCGCCTCGATGGACCCGCGCAGCGCCTCGTCGAAGTCGCGGCCGACGCGGTCCTGCACCGTGCGGGCGCCGCAGGTATCACCGCGCTGGGTCACGCTGGGTGGCTCCGGGGCCGGCTCGCGCGGCACGCTGGGGCCGGCACTGGTACAGGCGGCCAGTGCCAGGCTTGCCGCCAGCGCCGGCAGGTAACGTGGAAGGGTAAGCATGCTGACTCCTTGTCATCATGGATAAGGCCATACGTAAAGCGGGCGAGCCAACCGGCCCGCCCGCAACAGCTTATCTGACACACGCAGAATGCTTAGTTGGCTGCATCCTGCACCGCTTCACCACCGCGCTCGACGTCCTGGCCGGCGCCGTCCATGGTGTTGCAGCCCGCCAGGGCGCCAGCGGCCATGAGCAGGGCAAAACTGAGGGCAATCGCTTTTTTCATCTGTGTTCTCCTTAACACTGGTATGTAGCAAACAACGGTTTGGGATCCGTGTCGTCCATTCCTTCCTTGAAGTAATGGCCTTAGTCAGCCTAACAGCCATACCCTGACTTTGCACAATCGGGCTGGCTCAATCCGCCGAGCGCTGAATGGCCTCTCCACCCGCCTCGATATCCTCGCCTGCACCGCGCATGGTGTTACAGCCGCTGAGCAGCGACAGGGTGAACAGCGAGAGTAGAATAGCAGCTGATAACCGTTTCATGGTCATATCCTCGTTCCTTGACTGGTCTGGCGGAAAGGTCCGCGCTGCTATCAATCTAGCAGCTGTACAGATCGGCGTTATGACTATTCGGCCCGAGGAGGCACCATGCACGAACTCACCCTTGACCCGCGGCTCGAGGCCGACACCTATCCCGTCACCGAGCTACCGCTATCGCGGGTACTGCTGATGAACGATGCACGCTTCGCCTGGCTGGTGCTGGTGCCGCGGCGCAACGGCGCCTGCGAGGTCAGCGACCTCAGCGAGGCGGACCAGGCCCAGCTGTGGCGGGAAGCCACCCGCTTGGGCAGCGAGCTCAAGAGTGCGCTGGGTGGCGACAAGCTGAATATTGCTGCCCTCGGCAACGTCGTCTCCCAGCTGCACGTCCACGTGATCGTGCGCCACCGCGACGATGCCGCCTGGCCGGCGCCGGTATGGGGCCACGGCGAGGCCCAACCCTATGACCTGGATGGCCAGGCCGAACGCCGCGACCTGGTGCTGGCGCTGGTCGAGGGCATGCGCTTCGAGCACTAGCCGAAAGGCGAGGAGCGCGGCGCCGGAGCCGCGTCGTCCTGGGTCTGGCCGCCGCGTTCGGTCCCCGGCGTCAGCAGCGGATCACGACTCGGCGAGCTGACGCCGGCCACCGACAGCGACACGCCGAGCAGCACGATGGTCAGCCCGCCCGCCAGGGCGGCCCAACCCACCATGCGCTGTACGCGGCTGGCGCTGGCCTGCCGCGCCAAGCGCCGCTCGGCCCAGCCACGCGCCATGACGCTGGCCAAGGCCAGCGCCGACACCGCCAGCGCCGTGCCCACCGCCATCACCAGCACCGCACTGACCCCGACCCAGAACTGCCCGAGCAGCGATGCCGCGCCGAGCAGCAGCACCCCACCGCTGCACGGGCGCATGCCGATCGCCACTACCGTCGCCAACGCGGTACGCCAGTCCGCCGCCTGCTGAGGGTCGACATGGTGGGCACTGCCGCAGCCGCAGTGCTCATGATGATGGTGGTGAAGGTCGCCGCCCGCCGTGTCTCGATGGGTCGCTGCGGC from the Halomonas sp. 1513 genome contains:
- a CDS encoding lysine transporter LysE, whose amino-acid sequence is MLEGLAFLGPAALYMMSMTITPGPNNVMLTASGANYGFWRTMPHMLGILGGCFALFAGIALGLGLLFERYPLVQTTLRLVGSGYLLYLAWKIATAPPPDLRLRGEGRPLTFWQAAAFQFANPKAWVMGLALMAGFLPQGGDTVLNALLLAAFAELVALPCIALWAGFGTAIGRVLKTPRAWRLFNASMGAMTAACVILILR
- a CDS encoding entericidin — translated: MKKAIALSFALLMAAGALAGCNTMDGAGQDVERGGEAVQDAAN
- a CDS encoding entericidin, with the protein product MKRLSAAILLSLFTLSLLSGCNTMRGAGEDIEAGGEAIQRSAD
- a CDS encoding histidine triad protein, whose translation is MHELTLDPRLEADTYPVTELPLSRVLLMNDARFAWLVLVPRRNGACEVSDLSEADQAQLWREATRLGSELKSALGGDKLNIAALGNVVSQLHVHVIVRHRDDAAWPAPVWGHGEAQPYDLDGQAERRDLVLALVEGMRFEH